CCAGTATgcggagcatgcgcagtgtcactGTGACCAGAACCGTGCAAGTGCTGGAGACGCTTTTGCAGCGGGTGAGAGTCGGCGGagtgcaggggaggaatggagccagTGGGTGGGCTGGGAAGCTTCAGAAACACCTGCGATCGCCCTGAGGTCCCGTGTTTATCCCGCGGTGACAGGCCCAGGAGAGCACTGGCGCCATCTTGGACAGGGCACCTGCGTGGTCATCACGCGGGTCCTAGTGCCCGGTCGCTACAATATCCTGGACAACCGGGTTTTAAGCAGCTTCACCCACTCCCACCCTCCAGGTGATGTTTGCAGCTGAGAGGGGTACATGGGCCATGCAAATgttcagtgtgagaggttacagtccctgaaggggctgctcctcaaattttaATTACAGTTTAGCCCCACACTCCTAATCTTTGGTCACTCAGTTGGGGAGGCGGAGGGTGGGTGGGTCAGAGGATCTGATCCTGGACCTGCTCTTGGCCTTAGTGAAAACATCAATGTGTAGGTCCAGCATGCGCAGGGTGTCACTCTGGTTGCCAGCCTCTCTATCGTGCTCGGGTCGCCCCAGAGAGGGAGCACGCTTGATATCTTCTGCGTCCAGTGAGAACCTAAGGGTACAGAGTGTTTCATAGACACTGGTAACAacattctggtttagttgggatggttccctttccttttggcactttacatccttctggactcaatattgagttcagcaGTTTCAGACCATGAACCTCATTGTGAttgttttttaaaccatgtgccagtcttaaatttgtttttcacgtttgtacttttggacagagctgttcattactctgccatcAACACGCTCTTGACAAATGCTCTGTCTTTTACTGCAACTCTTAGAACTCCCTTTGCCttgtgttccatgacatctttgtcatttaatctctcccaccctcatAGACTTTCCCttttgctcaaaatctattacctttctatcctttgccagttctgatgaaagatcactgacctgaaatgttaactctgtttctctctccatagatgctgccagatctgctgagttttccagcactttctgtttttattcagaaTTGCAGCATCTGCATTTTTGCTTTTGTTGGACTTTGTTGCTTATTTTTGGCTTCTTTGAGTTTGAATGGATCACATGTTttgggaaacaagagaggaaagaatgttccatagaaactagaattgtctgttctgaatttctatcccgtACGAACAGTGTGGActgttgtaaactccttttacagaggATTAGAAGAGGAGGATTTTCAGGACGTCTAACACACAAattagtaatgtgatatatgaatttcaatgccagctaGGTATATagctgtatgtcccaaagactggtggagtattgtacagttttggtccccttacttgaggagagatgtagttgtattggaggcagttcagaggaggttcactagattgattccagggatgatgggtttgtcttatgaagagagattgagcagtttaggcctttactcgccagagtttagaagaatgagaagagacctaattgaagtatataacataatcaaggggattgacaaagtagacagagagaggatgtttcctcttgtggggcaatctaggtcatagttttaggataaggggtagcagatttacaacagagatgaggagaaattacttctctcaaagggtcgtgaatctgtggaattcactaccccagagtgcggtggatgccgggacattgagtaaatttgaggagatagacagatttttaattagtaatgggttgaagggttatggagaacgggcagaaaagtggagttgaggctgagatgagatcagccatggtcatattgaatggcggagcaggctcgaggggctgaattgcctactcctgctcctagttcttatgaccttatggattgtatcaaacaacatgtcccttccgcagtttgcaacgggcaaggtacaggctatacccaaccagcccgtgcttgcaaaactcaaaatacagtgtccaacattagatttccgtaattgaacaacatttgctaaataaccctCGGTGTGCTAATAATTAGCtgccaaccaatttaagattgtcagtcgggctcacagtgtggcacatttgcgtgtactggaagctacatatattcatatgcagggtccTATTCTTTGCAcacaaagaacatgtacacacattgcgcctgtttcagctaaacaaaataagtgacagccattcgctggttcattcgtcagggcaatgccttgaccagagtcaagctgcctggtttaaattgcaaacaaagccaggcagttaactgtcaatcaccataaactacTGCATTCTCGATGACAACACCTCTACCaagcagagttcacttgccaaccaatcagcactctcttaccatacagtataaagttgttgttttcctttaaattggtattcttgcggattgtcctgatgagagcgcaagatgaaaagctgaaacaacatgtctctatttccaGCACCAATCAAGTTCATTTAAAGATGATTTAAATTTCTTGTCcccgagttacttgtgaactcgctggtgtgtcagaaggttggatgactgagtgaatctcttcccacacatgcAGCACATGaagggcttctccccagtgtgaactcgctggtgtgtcagcaggtcagATGACCGGGTGAAtcttttcccacactctgagcaagtgaacaacctctccccagtgtgaagtcgctggtgtctcagcaggttgcatgactgagtgaattccttcccacactctgagcaagtgAACAGCCTCTCCGCACTGTGAATTCTCTGGTGTGTCAGAAGGCAGGATGACCAAGCGAAtcgcttcccacactctgagcaggtgaatggcctctccccagtgtgaattcgctggtgtgtcagaaggctggatgaccgagtgaatcccatcccacactctgagcaggtgaatggcctctccccagtgtgaactcgctggtgtctcagcaggtatgatgaagtagtgaatcccttcccacactctgagcaggtgaatggcctctccctgcTGTGAACccactggtgtgtcagcaggtcagatgactgagtgaatcccttcccacactcggagcaggagaatggcctctccccagtgtgaactcgctggtgtgtcagcagggcggatgattgagtgaatcccttcccacactcggagcaggtgaacggcctctccagggtgtgactgcgtggatgagtttccagctcaactggataattcaatccctttccacagtccccagATTTaaatggtttcttcccagtgtgactgcgcttgtgttttgacaggccagatgatcggctgaaaccgcGTCCACATTcagaacatgtgtacagtttctccccactgtgatcgctgctttctccttccatgttcaaaatccagAGCGATTCGGGTTACGATAAattgggcgactccttcagatcctgatctgacgtttgctttgcatttcacggctgcaattcctccccttctaaaaccctgtgaaattgatttaaaacagaaaaaaaagagcgtgtgagagaacccacaaaaacacaaaggcaggttgtgaaatggagctgaatgaatctggtaatttatggggccgGCACGAGGAAAGagagaccatgaaagctgctggattgatgtacaaccccaactggttcactaatgtccttcagggaagggaacctgccacccagtctggaccGACACAAGACTCTACTCTCTAtggagaaatgagagagagagtgagagaagaacataggaagataggaacaggagtaggcccttcagcccctcgagccagtcccgtcattcaatgagatcatggctgatctgcagcctaactccatatacctgcctttgtcccatatcccttaatatctttgcttaacaaaaatctatctcagatttaaaactaacaactgttttagcttcacctgctgtttgtgggagagagttccaaacctctaccaccctttgcgtgaagaagtgcttcctaacatctctcctgaacggtctggtcctaatttttagactatgtcccctagttttagaatctgcaaccagtggaaatagtttatctttatcttgcctgtcttttcctgttaatatcttgaagacttcaatcagatcaccccataaccttccaaattcgagtgaaaacaggcctaatttgtgtaatctctccttgtaacttaacccctgtcgtccaggtatcattcttgtaaacctaccttgcactccctccaaggccaatatatccttccttaggtgtggtgcccagaactgctcacagtactccaagtggggtctaaccagggttttgtacagctgcagcttaacctctgtctttatactccagtcctccagatataaaggccagcattccattagcctttttgattattttctgcacttgctcgtggcattttaaagatctatgcacctgaacccccaagtctctttggacatccattgtacttaacctctgcccatttagaaagtaccctactctatactttttggtccaaaatggataacctcacacttgctcacattgaaatccatctgccacagttttgcccactcaccttgtctgtcaatatctctgcaattttatgctatcatctagactgtccacaatgccgcctaactttgcatcatcaacaaatttggatatatgacttactatgccatcatccaagtcgttgatgaataatgtgaataattgaggccccaagacagatccctgcgggacaccactagccaAATCCTGCCAATCGGAATAGTTTCCCAATATCCTCActttctgtcgcctaccactcaaccaacttcctaacgttgtcaataatttgccctcaactccatgggcttccaccttagttaacagtctgttatgtgggactttatcaaatgctttctggaagtccatataaataacatgcataGACATTCCCCTATCCACTACCTTAGAGAAAGGGatgggcagggagaggagagggattttatatatctacaactcgaccagaactttgacagaacctcacaAACACTCAACTTCCATCATTtcgaaggaccagggtagcaggtgtatgtgaacaccatcacctccaagttcccctccaagtcacacaccatcctgacttgtctgacatccagtactggatgaacagaaatttcctccaattatatattgggaagtcttcagttcctgctacaatctccactccctgtcccccaactctacccctctccctggcaactgtctgaggctaaaccagaccattcataaccttggtgtcatatttgaccctcagatgagcttctgactgcatatcagcaccatcactcagaccgcctatttccacctcagtaacatcaccagacttcaccactgtctcagatcatctgcctctgaaacttacatccatgtatctgttacctctcaacttgactattctaacacactcctggccgacctcccacgttctaccctctgtaaacttgagatcatccaaaattctgctgcctgtgtccttactcgaacccagtcctgttcacccatcaccactgtgctcactggcctacacagactcccagttaaacagcacctcaaatttaaaatcctcatccttgttttcaaatccctccattccctcacccctcactatctctataatctcctccagtcctacaaccctccgagagatcagggctcatctaattctggcatcttgaacatccctgattttcattgctccaccactggtggctgtgccttcagctgccaagaccataatctttggaaatccctccctaatcctctccgcctctctacctcaccttccctGATTCAGACACTTCTGAAAACCCACCTCCCTGAtgaaacaccttggaacattttattacattaaagatgctatataaatacaagttgatgttgacttggacatatatcaccgttccttcatcattactgggtgaaaatcctgtaactctttCCATAACacaattgtgggagcaccttcaccacacagactgcagtggttcaagaagaaggcccaccatcaccttctcaatgggcaactggggattggTAATATATGCTGGTCTGGATAGTGACACCCTTATTCCAAGAATGGATTAACAACATCTGTATATGGaaaatggattaaaagcctctGCAGAAATACTTCTAATTAACCCAATACTCTTTTACATTGACCAGTTGGTGTCTGTTTAGCAACCTCATCTCTCCTGGAATCTACCTCCCTTAACAGCCTCCCATTGGAAATTGCTGGGCCTGACTGGGCTCAAATGTACTCGGGATTAAAGCCAGCCGCTgttcctccatctccactccaaatcaaactgatgcaacaaaaaagaccaACACAGGATGTCAGGGACTGACTTCCACATCCAACATCCACCCTGATACAAACCGGATCTTACTTGGTCCTGCTGTGTTTCTTGACTCAGTGAGAAACGTTTGCattaaaataaaaccaaaatactgtggatgctagaaatctgaaataaaaggcaaaaatggtggaaatactcagcaggttgggcaacgtctgtggagagagaaacagagttaacattcgaGGCGCATTCAGCTGCcggagcctgcagcctggaactcggagggggaggaggaagaatgaggagagaaaaTATAGGTGGGtggaccattaaagtgatggtgcagcgtcTCCCCCATCCCAGCTGccgcttcccggtttcttctcccatttccactgagtcaggaagcctgtgagttgattggctggtaagttttgtaactttgtttccctttctccaaagttaggaagttagtccaaggagctggaaattaaacattccagttttcatcagaataaggggGATCTCCCCTCGATTTAAGTGACAGCAACAGAAAGGAAGTGAGTAGCTGGTCAGTCTCCTCTTTTATTTTTTAGTAGTAAGGTATATTAGTATTAGTAAGGATTATTATCTAACAGAtataggaatggcagggctgctctggCCTCTGgattgcacatcctgtgctatctgGGAACTCTAGGACTCTTCCCGTGTCCAGGATAACCATTGTGCAGGGAGTGCCGTCAATTGCAGCAGCTCAATCTCTGGATTTTGGAacatgagcagcagctggcatcgccGCGGCGCATCTctgaggttgagagcttcatggatagcatgtttatagatgtgatcaCCCTGCAGCTTTATGAGGAtgcagggagagaggcaatgggtggccaacagacagtcaagaagaaacagacaggtagtgcaggagaccgctGAGtcaatctcactctccaaccagtattcagttctgaatactgatgaaagtgatggttcatctggggagtgcagacagagccaggtccatggcaccatggttggctcagctgcagaggggggcacaaagaagactggaagagcaatagtgattggAGGTTTAATGGTtcggggaatagacaggcatttctgcaggcgCAGGCGTGACTCCATGATGCTGTATTGCCTCTctcatgccagggtcaaggatgtcactgaatggcgatAGAACACAGtgtggggagggtgaatagccagcagtcatggtccacgttggtaccaacaacacaggcagaaagagggatgtggtcctgcagtcagaatttagggagctaggtcctGCTTGGTAATTTTctccctcaaaagtagtaatctctgcattactcctgggatcacacgcaagtgagtacagaaatagcagGAAaaagcagatgaatacatggctggaaagatggtgcaggagggagagctttagattcctgggacattgggaccagctctgggtgtGATGGGGCCTGTTCAGGccaggttgcacctaaacagagctgggaccaatttccttgctagtggagaaggtttaaactaacttggcaggggtatgggaaccaggaggtaatctcacagaggaataccaaggtgcacagaatactgggagagacagacagcgctagagtaggaaatagtaagttattaggttgggtcagagtaagggagaaagaaataaagtctaaattagggctactgtgcatgtatgtgaatgtgtggagtgtggtaaataagcttggtgagttacaggtgcagattgccatgtggacatATCATGTGACTATAACAGAGtcatggctcaaagaagggcaggactgggtattaaatattcctgaataaaaggtgttcaggaaagataggaaaggaagggtggcagtattggttaagcagaacattgcagtgctggagaggatGTCCCAGGGGGGTgaagaacagaatctatttggctacagctaaggaacaaaaaaggtgcaattacattgcttggaatagtctataggccaccaactagtggcaaagatacagaggaacaaacttgcaaggaaattacaaagaggtgcaagaattattttttttaaatattcattcatgggatgtgggcgtcactgaccaggccagcatttattgcccatccctaactgagtggcttgctaggccatttcagagggcatgtaagagctaaccacatttctgtgggtctggagtcacatgtaggccagaccaggtaaggacagcagatttccttcccgaaaggacattcgtgaaccagatgggtttttacaacaatcgacaatggtttcatggccatcattagactagcttttaattccagatttattaattgaattaaaattccaccttctgctgtggtgggatttgaacccatgtccccagagaaataccctgggtctctgggttaccagtccagtgacaataccactacgccactgcctccccataagTAGAGAAGTTATAATGGGGGGACATTAATTATCCCAAtagagactgggatagtagtagtgtaaagggcagagaggggcaagagttcccagagtttgttcaggaaaatgttctacagcagtatgtttcagttcaatgagaggggaggcactgctggacctggttcttgtgattgaggtgggccaagtggatcaagtgtctgtcggggaacattttggggacagtgatcattgtatcatcaggtttaggttgggtatggaaaaggacaaggaacaatccacaaTAATGaaatgggggaaagccaacttcaatggggtaagaatggatctgacccagatagagTGGAATCAAAGGTTGGTGGGTAAAATGCTAAccgaacaatggactgcctttaaagacaAGATAATTcagacacagtcaaggtatattcccacgaaggagaaagggagggcaaacaaatccagagctccctggatgatgaaagggaTAGAGATTAAGAAGAAAAAAAGTGCGCTCATgatagatgtcaggtagataatataaGTGGGAACCAGGCTGAAAGCTGCACAGGTCATGCTGAAACAGGAGGTAATTTAgatacttgaagggtttaaaattgatcatGAGGAGGTATcgataggctatctgtacttaaagtggataaggcatcaggaccagatgaagtgcatccaaggatactgacggaagtgagagtggccataattttccagtcttccttggagtcgggtggtgccagaggagaaTTGTTATATCTTAGTCACAGTTTAATGGCGAAAGCCTGGTTTGATTTTCTCAGGTCGGGAGTTCAAGGCCGACTCCAGTCTCCGCCTGCATGTAGTTTAAAAATGGTGATCTTAGACAAGGTCCTTCCTCTTTGCTGGAATAGATGGAAAATCTTCATCACTGGTTAAGTTAATCTACCTATTCTAAACTTACCTTTcaccaacttacatttatattctcTCAATATAATGTATTTATATAATCTTTATATTGTATTCGCAACAAATTAATATGTACAGCCCTTtggagtggagaattccaaagattcacagccgtctgagtgaagaaatatctcgtCTCAGACCGAAATGATCGTccttttatcctgagactatgtcccttaGTTCAAGACTCTCCAGCCACAGGAAACAGCCTATCAGCACCTAACCTGTCAAaacctgtcaaaccctctcagaatcttgcatgtttcaatgagataacttcCTATTCTTTAAATCTGCagacagtataggcccattctactcaatctctcctcgcagGACAACTCtctgatcccaggaatcagtctagtgaacctttgttgcacccactCTAGAGCaaggatatccttccttagattcagagactaaaactgtacacattactccagacctGATCGTACCAAAGACTAAaactgtgcacattactccagGCCTGATCTTACCAACACCATGTACAgttgtccctcatggcagactggtacaaaaggtgaagtcacacgggatcagaggtgagctggcaagatggatacagaactggctcggtcacagaagacagaggtgaacagtggatgggtgtttttctgaatggagggatgtgactagtggtgttccgcagggatcagtgctgggacctttgctgtttgtagtatatataaatgctttggaggaaaatgtagctggtctgatcagtaagtttgcagacgacacaaaggttggtggaattgcggatagtgatgaggattgtcagaggatacagcaggatatagatcggttggagacttgggcggagaaatggcagatggagtttaatccggacaaatgtgaggtaatgcattttggaaggtctaatgcaggtgggaggtatacagtaaatggcagaacccttaggagtattgacaggcagagagatctgggcgtacaggtccacaggtcactgaaagtggcaacgcagtaaggtagttaagaaggcatacagcatgcttgccttcatcgatcggggcatagagtataaaaattggcaagtcatgctgcagctgcacagaactttagttaggctacacttagaatattgtgtgcaattctggtcgccacactaccagaaggacgtggaggctttggagagggtacagaataggtttaccagaatgttttattttattttatttatttatttatttagagatacagcactgaaacaggcccttcggcccactgagtctgtgccgaccaacaaccacccatccatactaatcctacattaaccccatattctctacatcatccccaccattctcctaccaccaatctacactaggggcaatttataatagccaatttacctatcaaaccggagcacccggcggaaacccacgcagacacagggagaacttgcaaactccgcacaggcagtacccagaattgaacccgagtcgctggagctgtgaggctgcggtgctaaccactgtgccgcccggttgcctggtctggagagcattagctatgaggagaggttggataaactcggattgtttttactggaacaacggaggtggaggggcgacatgatagaggtttacaaagttatgagcggcatggacagagtggatagtcagaagctttttcccagggtggaagagtcagttactaggggacataggtttaaggtgagaggggcaatgtttagaggcgatgtgcgacGCAAGTTCTTTAtatagagggtggcgagtgcctggaagttgttgccaggggaggtggtggaagcaggtaccatcgagacgtttaagaggcatcttgacaaatacatgaataggaagagaatagagggatatggaccccggaagtgcagaaggatttagtttagacaggcatcaagatcggcacaggcttggagggccgaatggcctgttcctgtgctgtactgttctttgctcttggtAGCAAGTTGTCCTTACTCTAACActccaaccccttgcaataaacaccaa
This genomic window from Heterodontus francisci isolate sHetFra1 chromosome 34, sHetFra1.hap1, whole genome shotgun sequence contains:
- the LOC137349280 gene encoding zinc finger protein 623-like; translated protein: MEGESSDHSGEKLYTCSECGRGFSRSSGLSKHKRSHTGKKPFKSGDCGKGLNYPVELETHPRSHTLERPFTCSECGKGFTQSSALLTHQRVHTGERPFSCSECGKGFTQSSDLLTHQWVHSRERPFTCSECGKGFTTSSYLLRHQRVHTGERPFTCSECGMGFTRSSSLLTHQRIHTGERPFTCSECGKRFAWSSCLLTHQRIHSAERLFTCSECGKEFTQSCNLLRHQRLHTGERLFTCSECGKRFTRSSDLLTHQRVHTGEKPFMCCMCGKRFTQSSNLLTHQRVHK